From Kaistella polysaccharea:
AATTGATGCCTTAGATACCACCGGGATTTTCAATAAAGATTTAAATAAGCACACCCACAAACTGCGGTTTATAAGAAATGTCTTGCCAAATAAATAATTCTTAATTTTAAGGAGCCTATTTATTAGAAATGTGATGTCTAAAATATCGTTATATCTTAAAATTGCCGCGTTCATTTTGCTCATATTTATCTGGGATATTATTTTCATTAATTATCGGGAACTTACACCAACAATACCGATTCATTTTGATCTTAGTGGAACTGCAAATCGATTTGGACCGAAAATTACGTTATGGTTTTTAGCTGGTGTTGCCACATTTGTTTATCTCCTTTTGTTTTTAGTTGCGAAAAATCCCAAAACGCCGTTACTTAATATTCCTGAAAATTTTAAAAAGGATACCAAAAAATCGGAACTTATTGTGAATATCTTAAATTTCCTGACTATGCTTATTTTCGCCGTAATCACTTATGAAAGTGTTGCAACAGGGTTAGGAACACAAGAAGGATTAAGTTCAGTAGTTAATTATCTTTTAGGACTCATGCTCGTATTGGTGGTGGTAATGGTAATCGTATCTAAAAAAAATATGCAGAAAGAATATCCTCAAAATACGGACTAGTGAAATCGATTTACAACATATTGGTAAGCTTACTCATCACAGCGATAAAAATCGGTGCGATTTTTAACTATAAATTGAAAAAAGGGCTCGCCGGACGCAGACAAAGTTGTGAAATTGTAAAATCAAAATTTTCCGCAGATGATAAAATAATCTGGATGCATGCCGCGAGTTTAGGTGAGTACGAACAAGGTCTGCCAGTTTTAGAGAAATTAAAAGCAAAGTTTCCGACCCATAAAATTTTAGTTACATTTTTCTCGCCCTCGGGTTACGACAACGTCATTAAGAAAAAAAGCATTGCAGATGCGATTTGCTACCTTCCTTTTGATACCAAAGAATGGGTCACCGAATTTGTTTCCAATTTTAAAACTGATATTTTCTTTACCGTAAAATATGATTATTGGTACAATCTTCTGGATGAGCTGAAAAAGCAAGGTGCCCAAATCTATGTTGTTTCTGCCTTATTTTATGAAACGCAAGTGTTCTTTAAATTTTATGGAAAATGGTTTGTAAGAGAATTAAAAAGAAATGTAGATTTCTTCTTTCATCAAACTACGCATTCTTCAGCTTTAGCAAAAGGTATTGGCTTGAAAAATTCTCTGACAGCGGGTGATACGCGCTATGATCGGGTGAAACAATTGCGTGAAAAAGACAATACCGTGCAATTTATTAAGGAATTTGTGCTCGATCGCAAAACTGTTATTTTTGGAAGTTCCTGGGAAGCTGAAGAAAGAATGGCTGAAATAATTGCCGCGAAAAACAGAGATGTAAAAATTATTATTGCACCGCACGATTTAAAACGCGTTGCTAATTTAAAAACAATTTTTCCGACTTCTCTTTTGTATTCTCAAATTTCAGATAAAGAGGCTCTGAATTATTCAAATGTGAAAGTTTTAATTATTGACTGTATTGGACTTCTGGGAAATCTTTACTCCTACGGTAATTTGGCGGTAGTTGGGGGTGGATTTCACTCCAAAGGGTTGCATAATATTTTAGAAGCTGCAACCTATGGAATTCCCGTTTTTTTCGGAAATCAGTACACCAACAATCCAGAAGCTGATGGATTAATCGCCAAGAACGGCGGAAAATCTTTCGAAGATGAATTTTTTGCAGCACCTTATCTTTTAGGTTTATTAAACGATGAAGTTTTATTGAAAAAGATGGGTGATAACGCACGAATATTTATTAACAGCCAACCGATTGCTTCTGATTTTATCGTAGAATATATGGTTAAAAACCATCAAAATTAAAATTTGTTGTATGCTTTTAGAGTGAATACATTTTAAAAATTTTAAAGTAAAAGAATGAAAAATAGTATTAAAATTCTGTGTCAGTTCTTTTTAGTTTTTTAAACTATGATTTAATGTCAAAAATAACGGCAGTTAAAGCAGGTAAAATGATTGCTGTTCTTTCTGGAAAAGTGCTAATCACCACCGAAAATTTTGCAGATATTATCGCAGTTCAGGAAAATCCATTGAATGGAATTATCGATCTGGAAAATGTGAATTTTGTAATGAAAGATGACGTGGTTTACAAAAATGAATTTATAAAATAGAAACTGAAGCGGTGTTTCCCCAAAAACAGTAAAGATATGCATGCACAAAGCCAATATTCAGATTCGGAGTTGATTCAAAAAATTCTTAATAAAGAAACGGCACTTTTTGAATTAATAATCCGTCGTAACAATCCGTTCCTTTATCGGATTGGGAAAATGTATCATTTCAGTCATGAAGATACTCAAGATTTAATGCAGGATTCATACATTCAGGCATATACACATCTTAGTCAATTTAAAAATAGGTCTTCATTTAAAACCTGG
This genomic window contains:
- a CDS encoding DUF1648 domain-containing protein, which gives rise to MLIFIWDIIFINYRELTPTIPIHFDLSGTANRFGPKITLWFLAGVATFVYLLLFLVAKNPKTPLLNIPENFKKDTKKSELIVNILNFLTMLIFAVITYESVATGLGTQEGLSSVVNYLLGLMLVLVVVMVIVSKKNMQKEYPQNTD
- a CDS encoding 3-deoxy-D-manno-octulosonic acid transferase, with protein sequence MKSIYNILVSLLITAIKIGAIFNYKLKKGLAGRRQSCEIVKSKFSADDKIIWMHAASLGEYEQGLPVLEKLKAKFPTHKILVTFFSPSGYDNVIKKKSIADAICYLPFDTKEWVTEFVSNFKTDIFFTVKYDYWYNLLDELKKQGAQIYVVSALFYETQVFFKFYGKWFVRELKRNVDFFFHQTTHSSALAKGIGLKNSLTAGDTRYDRVKQLREKDNTVQFIKEFVLDRKTVIFGSSWEAEERMAEIIAAKNRDVKIIIAPHDLKRVANLKTIFPTSLLYSQISDKEALNYSNVKVLIIDCIGLLGNLYSYGNLAVVGGGFHSKGLHNILEAATYGIPVFFGNQYTNNPEADGLIAKNGGKSFEDEFFAAPYLLGLLNDEVLLKKMGDNARIFINSQPIASDFIVEYMVKNHQN